CTTTTTGCTCCAGCCTTTCATGAAACATCTCTTACCAAAGAGCAAGATCCTTTTTGCTCCAGCCTTTCATGAAACATCTCTTACCATGGAGCAAGATCCTGTTTGCTCCAGCCTTTCATGAAACATCTCttaccaaagaaaaaaaacagttaaaattaattaaaagggACAAGATCTTATTATATAATGACTGTAGAGTGCTGAGTTGTACAAAACCTTCCCTGGGTGCTGGTTCAGGCTTGATGACTCTTTGAGGGTGATGTAACCAACAACACCagaatcaaaaccaaaccagaattTATACTAttgtctgcagcagcatttcaaaatCACATACCAAACTACGTGGATCCTTTTGGATTCTTCTTTTcgtgttttcctttcctcctttttgtaCTAATAAATcaagtacaaaaatatttgcactgttaattcatgcaaaaaaaaaaaaaaaaaccccatggatgTTCAAGAAGTGCTGAATTTCTGTGGCAAAAGGGACTGTGTGGGTACTTTAGGCTGTCCAGACTTGGGAGGAAGTAACATTTTTTTGCTGCAGATTGTGAATGCATTGAATCCCCCAGACTACCAAGCAGTGCTTAGCTCTTTCTGAGTACAGAGGACGTAGCTTCCTACCTGTAGCCTCTGTGTTGCCCTTAAAATAgataaaaacaaccaaaacaagaTTGTCCTATGCAGAAAAAGGAGTATCAGCGGAGACAAAGTAAGGAATATGAATagagaaaaatagttttaataaGTTTTACAAAAAATCAACTTACTTGGTAAGCCTTTCAATATGCCAGTTCAGTTTCATATAAGCATCACTAGAAGCCAGCCATGTAACCTTTGGAATTCTAGCACTGCCTGTGTCCTGTTTCCAGCAGCATGGCTTCAAGCAGCAGCATGCTGCTGTTCTCAATGTAAGGCTGGTAGAGCCACGATGATAAATACACCATCATCAGATCCTGGTCAGCAGAATGAGCAATGTCTTGTACAATTGTTTGCTTGAGTTGTAGCTCCTTCTTGTACATTTCAGATAGCTTCAGAGAAACCTCATCTGAAATTTGATTGAAAAACCAAGCACATTGACCAGAACATTTCAGCAATTCTCTAAAAGCTAAATTATACTTGTAATATGTGGATCATAAAAAACCCTACCTTACATAAGCTATTCCCCAAATTTAGCCATCTTTTTTTTACAGCATTAATGATGTTTTTACATTAGAATATAAAATGCCAAACAATTTCCTCAGCTTTGGGATGTATTTTACACACTGCTGATTTTGACATAAGTCCACATTTAATTATAGAATAAGCAGTGGTATTGGGTCTCAGGACACACTGTAAAATAATCAGTTACAGCTATTCCTCAAATAActgaaatttgattttaaaacttGGTAATGCTATCCTGAAATACAAACTTCACATTTTAGAGTCGCTCTTGATTTTAGCTGATCTTAAGGATGCCCTCACATGCTGTGAAGCACTTCAGTAATGCATGATCACCAATAAGTAATACCAATAGTGAAAAGcaacagtaaaaaaaccccaacagacCAAAACTGAAGCATTTATTGTAAAAACTGTTACTAGTTATGTTAGTAAAACTGGTAGGGGGGTTAAAATGCATCTGTAATCTTTCATTGTTTGAATTCCTAAAAAATAATcacacaaagtatttttaaagagagaCTGATCTTGTGCTTCTAACTTAGTCTGAACTACCACTGCCTTCAGAAGGATTTAGTCTTTCATGGAGTAGACAGCATCACTAAATGATTCAGTCACAATAGGTGTTTTGACAGCAGTTGTCTTTGTCATTCTGGTTCTTTGAGGCTGGCAGAAACTAATACATTAAGATTCCTGCTAAACTGTTGTATTGAATTAAGAGGCAGAGCTTCACAGAGGTATGATTTTCACAAAGAAGGCAGTTGGTTTCCATGCAATCAGGTTTTTCTTCAGTTCAGACAGTTTTAAAACTGGGGTAATACCAGTTGGGAGGCAGTACCTTTTGCCATCAAGTGAACGCTAAAAGAATTAATATTAACAGTAGAGTGTAACATTTCTTTACTTGTCTTGGTTGACACTGAGATCAGAGGTATTTTTCTTTGGCTGCTTGAGAATTAACTGAGGTATAGCTTGCTTTTGCATTCAAGGATTTAATTTCAATGTCAAGTAACAAGTCAAGTAGTTAAGCCTGCAGTTTAACACCAGCAAGCTGCAAATTcatctctgcctgcagaggatGTGACTGTTGCAGCCTGGACACTGTAAGCTGCTGACAAATTTAGTTCTATGCTGTAATTGTTGCATGTCAGACAATGCTTGGCAGTCATCAGCAGTAACCCTAAACCAAGTGATGCATTCATGTGTTTATTGATTAGTCAATTGTAAAGGAGACAGCACTCTCTCCCTCTCAGGCAAGACATCCAGATAAGAGGGCTTATTTTTCAGTCATAAATTGGATGACACTGATGACACAATGTAATTAGCTAAGGTAATCAATATTTTACTTACAGAAATATGGTGTGGGCCATGTATGAAAGAAGGGAGCCTTGCAATTCCCAGCTCCGTGGTGGAATGTTTCCAAGTCACAGATTGCTTTAGTAGTTGAAGTaagcttttccattttcagttgtatttttgtctgaaaatgATGAACAAGGAATGTTAATGAATATCTCAGGAATATTAGGCTACCATAATCTTAagtatttttttgaaaacacaCTATTTATGAAGGCTATTTAATATTGACATTTCTAACTCACATTTTTTCAACTCCAGACAGGAATCAAAACTGGTATCTATATAAAGACTTAATGTGAGATACCTGGAAATTTTGAACACTGCAGATATGACTCTGTTTTGGACATTCTTTTATTTCCCACATGTAGAAATATACTAAAGCCCTCTCACTTTTTCACCTCAGCAACACAGAGGCTACCTGTAGGAGGCTAATTTAGCACTGGGGAAAAACATCACACCAGAACAGCACAAGCCCTATCAAGATCTTTTTGTACATTACCATATCAAGATGACTTAAATTTCAAAAGATCAGCAGCAGGTGAGAAAAGCAGCTCAAGCTACTACTGACAACATATCTAGGGTGATCTAACAGCTTGCTTCAAAAAATAGGTCATTCCATCCACTTCCTTCATGTTCATCTGACTTTGTGCATTTAGGTATGAATATTTACACCAAAATGAAGCTTGCAGGCAGTATCTTTAGATCAGGCAGCTAAACCACAGACACATCTATGAACCTGTAAGCTCATATAAACTcctaagaaatgaaaaataaattaggtcATAGTAGCTATGTTTAGTATCCAATCTAATACTGACTGCTTAGACTCCTGTTTCTCAGGAAGAGTAGAAACTTTATCAATGCATTTGTAGTCTGAATACAAGAgtacatgaaggaaaaaaaaaatccccaaacattTTCCccatagaaaaaaatctgagggAAACCTAGCcagtttcctgctttttctAAATACTGGAGGTCTGTATcctatttataaaaaaaatagatctaCAATTCTTTTAATGGGCCTCCACTTTGGCAAAAGGCTGTAAGagttatttttaataagaattttaaattacagtatctggcagaaaaaaatggtttgctTCCTGTCAAACTGACAGTTGACATCAATTCCTTAGCAAGGTATCCAGAAAAAATATTGGGTTACATAATTATCTTACTCCACTCTCCAGAGAAGATCTGTACAGCAAATACAGGTAGGAAGGCTAAAAATATGACTGCATTATGTCTGATCAAAGACAGCTGCAAGGATATGGAGGCAGGTAGAGCACTGCTTTatgctttgctgtttcttttattCTAAACAGAGGGAATATCCAGgttaagaaacagaaaacaggtGCAGCTGTGGAATGCATTCATTGTACACTTTGTTTCCACATCACTTTATAAAGGGGGGAGTGGAACTATAAGCTGACAGAAGATAAAAAACCAACTTTGAAGTTTACCAATCAATCAAATAAATGGTGCACTCTGGATTTATAGTTATTTAGATTTGAAGCCAAAGAAATACGaataaaaatcccaattttctGCCTACAATAAATACTTCAGGACATTTCCTTGTTACTTGAGCACGCTTGGAATTGATTCATATTTACTAGTCTGAAAAATGAGTATTACCATATGCTTTAAGGTCTCAAGTAATTCTGCACAGCAATTGTCCAGCTCTTCATTGTATTTTGGGGTGGACTTTTCAGGTTCTGTGGCACTGTTATCACATGCTATCTCCAGTTTGTTGTCTTGAAATCTAAAATAGAAACATGAGGCAGCGTAAACAACTACATATAGGTTTACCTGAGCAGTGCAGATTTAAAATCTTTGTGGTTTGACCCTACAAAATCTCTCACTCACAGGCTGTTCACGAGAATTccaacataaaaataatagcaCAAAGCATAGCTGGCCATGTGGGCAAATGGGGCTAGTACCACaatcttcagagaaaaacagaaccaCTGTACCTTAGAACACGTGCTTGAAAAAACACTTGCAGGTGTTAAGATAACACCTTTTCCCTCTTTACCTTGCCCCTGTGCTGGAGGTTGTACTCTTGCCCCTGTGCTGGAGGTTGTACTCCCATCACCAACAAGGTATGCCCAGGCTTcagctcctgcacaggacaatCTGGTGCCTCACCCACCACAAGCTCACCTTTGTGCAAATTTAAGCCAAGACATTTATCTGtgaccccagagcagccagtgTGCAgacacctgccctgcctggcagacTTTCCCACACCAGCTGTAAACTTAGACTGGAGAGAGAGCTGCTAAAGAGCAAAAGCAACATCTGGCACCCTTACAGCAAAATATTCCTCAGCTTGTACCTGTCAGAACCCTGTCAGACAGACCCTCTTCAGCTGTCAAGAATCTGGAGaagctgctcacagccctgttAGTTAAGGTTTTTTCATtacagcatgaaaataaaagctctgcCAAAGTGGGgctcttttcagtttttctgtggattttttttaatggtggtTGTGGTGTGGTATTTTTGTTGAttctttgttggttttgtttcaagTTATCACCAAAAAGTTAAAACTTTTTGTCTGTACAAATCACTGATTCTTCCTTAAAGTCTTCTGAACTTTTGACTTGACTTTTTTTACACCTCACTGTAAAACATGCAAGAGAATAAAGGAACTCACATAGGCTGAGATTTATAGAATTAGATTTTAACTTGGTACATTatgaaagtatttaaaatatgttacaCTTGactatgaaaaaataaacatttcccatttcttgCAAATATCATTACTATATGAGACATTATTTGAATGTAAATAGTTTATGTAACCAAAAAAATGCAACTGCTGAGTTTGATCTAAGAGCTAGCTTATCCATTGTGACATATTCTTTTCCCATCCCCCAAAAGAACTTTCTAGTGAAGAAAGCAGATTAATCTCTCAATAAAAGCAATCTTTATGCTATCTTTATTCGTGTGTATTAGCATACTTACTGCTCACTGATCTTCATGTTGACTATTTTGTTTGCTGTAGTAAATCCATTATCATTCAGTCTCTCCCATTTCATCATTAAATTATGCCAGTCTGCTGCattatctttaatttttcttgcacTGACAGATAAAACAGGCCTTCTTGGAGTACTATCAGAAGGACTTTTTGCTgtatgagaaaataaagatattaaagcCATTTAAAGCATACAGAAACAAATCAGTGTCCACCAACTATTTGTGTGAGGGATTTCCTTTCTTTACTGGTAaatattgattaaaataaaatggaatttacATTAACTGTCTTTGGTCATGAAATCTAATTCCTCATCTCTTGCTATCTGCAAGAAAACCATGTTATTAAACAAGTGGAAGCACATTCTGAGCTGTGCAgttgcagcacagacagcagtggCTTTGTAGTGCTGGCAGATCTAGCAGTCTTCTGACATCAAATGACAGTCAGTTGCCAAAGCAGTGCATGACAGAGAGAAATCACGGCAGCAATGGCATGTATGCAGTGCTCATGCCATGAATGTCAGAATTAATTCACAGCAACATGTGAGCTCCTAGAGTTTGGGGAAAGGCTGAGTCCTGCTGAAGGTGGTGGGTGCTTTACTGCTGAGCACAAAGCCTTCGTTTCATGGTGTCTCCTTGGAGGGCAGACAGCTGTAAGaaccctctgctgctcctctgatCAAAAAGCAGCCCCACCTTTGCACCTcaggccctgccctggcagccaaagCAGGGCTCAAAGCCAAGCCAAATGTCCTGCCTGAATGTTTGCTGGCTTCAACTTTTATCCACAGAGACACCTAAAAAGAGTTCATCACATCGAAAGATATAAAGTccacacaaaatcacagaatgggtcagtTTGGGAGTGGCGCCACTGGGTCAGCTGGTCCAACCACCCTGCCCAAGCCGGGCCATCCCAGGGCACACGGCACAGGACTGCGTCCAGACGGTTCTCCAGGGATAACCGGCTATCTCCAGggaaggagactccacaacctctctggcTCATCTGTTCCAGGGCTCGGTCACTGCACAgtgaagttcttcctcatgttcatcattcctgtgcatcagtttctgcccattaCCTCTTGTCCTGTTGGTTGGCACACCGAGAAGAGCCTGGCTCAATTCTCT
This sequence is a window from Serinus canaria isolate serCan28SL12 chromosome 5, serCan2020, whole genome shotgun sequence. Protein-coding genes within it:
- the CINP gene encoding cyclin-dependent kinase 2-interacting protein gives rise to the protein MAAKSPSDSTPRRPVLSVSARKIKDNAADWHNLMMKWERLNDNGFTTANKIVNMKISEQFQDNKLEIACDNSATEPEKSTPKYNEELDNCCAELLETLKHMTKIQLKMEKLTSTTKAICDLETFHHGAGNCKAPFFHTWPTPYFYEVSLKLSEMYKKELQLKQTIVQDIAHSADQDLMMVYLSSWLYQPYIENSSMLLLEAMLLETGHRQC